From one Burkholderia latens genomic stretch:
- a CDS encoding heavy metal translocating P-type ATPase gives MTEPLASATLHTVELTVDGMHCGGCSGRVQRALAAVPGVVDATVDLDAHAATVTAHDAVAPARLVDAVEGAGYRATIRERTRDTVETAQAGHADASPASHAPPFATTELDIDGMTCASCVSRVEKALAKVPGVTRASVNLATERATVDAAPGVSASQLAAAVQQAGYDATPVTATPPGADAAAAPAASTDLELDIGGMTCASCAGRVERALAAVPGVARASVNLATERASVHRAATVGADALIAAVTAAGYRASVAVAPEAAAAAATDARAADPAQAPDVRKRREAIRERNLVIASAVLGAPLVAPMLVGPFGIDAMLNGWLQLALASIVQFGFGARFYRAAWHAVKARTGNMDLLVALGTSAAFGLSLWMLLRDPAHPGHLYFEASAVIVTLVRFGKWLEARAKRQTTEAIRALNALRPDRARVVEHGVERDVPLAQVRVGTTVSIRPGERVPVDGRIVSGRSHVDESLITGESLPVPKDDGDLVTAGSINGEGALVVETTAIGAETTLARIIRLVESAQAEKAPIQRLVDRVSEVFVPAILGIAVLTLAGWLIAGAGTETAILNAVAVLVIACPCALGLATPAAIMAGTGVAARRGVLIKDAQALELAQRTTVIAFDKTGTLTEGKPSVTAFDAVGIPREQALAVAAAVQRHSDHPLARAVVAAYDADVAARNGAASDSASAVVAADARAVAGRGVEARVDGQLLALGSTRWRDELGIAVPAELDARAAQLERAGNTISWLMRADAPRAPLALIAFGDTVKSGARDAIAALAARGVASVLVTGDNRGSAAAVAASLGIGEVHAQVLPDDKARVVAELKRTHGGIVAMVGDGINDAPALAAADVGIAMATGTDVAMHTAGITLMRGDPALVADAIDISKRTYRKIQQNLFWAFVYNLVGVPLAAFGLLNPVIAGAAMAFSSVSVVTNALLLRRWKGRAQ, from the coding sequence ATGACTGAACCACTCGCCTCCGCCACGCTGCACACCGTCGAACTGACGGTTGACGGCATGCATTGCGGCGGCTGCAGCGGCCGCGTCCAGCGGGCACTCGCCGCAGTGCCCGGCGTCGTCGACGCCACAGTCGATCTCGACGCGCACGCGGCAACGGTGACCGCGCACGATGCGGTCGCGCCCGCGCGGCTCGTCGATGCGGTCGAGGGCGCCGGCTACCGCGCGACGATACGCGAGCGGACCCGCGATACCGTTGAAACGGCGCAGGCGGGACATGCCGACGCGTCGCCTGCGTCGCACGCACCACCCTTCGCCACGACCGAGCTCGACATCGACGGAATGACCTGCGCGTCCTGCGTGTCGCGCGTCGAGAAGGCATTGGCGAAGGTACCGGGGGTCACGCGTGCGTCGGTCAATCTCGCCACCGAGCGTGCGACCGTCGATGCGGCGCCCGGCGTTTCCGCGTCGCAGCTGGCCGCAGCCGTGCAGCAGGCCGGCTATGACGCGACACCCGTCACCGCGACGCCGCCCGGCGCCGATGCCGCCGCTGCGCCGGCCGCCTCCACCGATCTCGAACTCGACATCGGCGGAATGACGTGCGCATCCTGCGCCGGCCGCGTCGAAAGAGCGCTGGCCGCGGTGCCGGGCGTTGCGCGTGCGTCGGTCAATCTCGCGACCGAGCGCGCCTCCGTGCATCGCGCCGCCACAGTCGGCGCCGACGCGCTGATCGCGGCGGTGACAGCAGCGGGCTACCGCGCGTCCGTCGCCGTCGCGCCGGAAGCCGCTGCCGCCGCGGCGACCGACGCCCGTGCCGCCGATCCGGCGCAAGCGCCGGACGTGCGCAAGCGTCGCGAAGCGATCCGGGAACGCAATCTCGTGATCGCGTCGGCCGTGCTTGGCGCACCGCTCGTCGCGCCGATGCTGGTCGGGCCGTTCGGCATCGACGCGATGCTGAACGGGTGGCTGCAGCTCGCGCTCGCGTCGATCGTCCAGTTCGGCTTCGGCGCGCGTTTCTATCGCGCCGCATGGCACGCGGTGAAGGCGCGCACCGGCAACATGGACCTGCTCGTCGCGCTCGGCACGTCGGCCGCGTTCGGCCTGAGCCTGTGGATGCTGCTGCGCGACCCGGCCCATCCGGGCCACCTGTACTTCGAGGCGTCCGCCGTCATCGTCACGCTGGTGCGCTTCGGCAAATGGCTCGAAGCGCGCGCGAAGCGGCAGACGACCGAAGCGATCCGCGCGCTGAACGCGCTGCGTCCCGACCGGGCGCGCGTCGTCGAGCACGGCGTGGAGCGCGACGTGCCGCTCGCGCAGGTGCGCGTCGGCACGACGGTCAGCATTCGTCCCGGCGAGCGCGTGCCGGTCGACGGCCGGATCGTGTCGGGCCGCTCGCACGTCGACGAATCGCTCATTACCGGCGAAAGCCTGCCGGTGCCGAAGGACGACGGCGATCTGGTGACCGCGGGCTCGATCAACGGCGAAGGCGCACTCGTCGTCGAAACCACCGCGATCGGCGCGGAGACGACACTCGCACGCATCATCCGCCTCGTCGAATCCGCTCAGGCGGAGAAGGCGCCGATCCAGCGGCTCGTCGATCGCGTCAGCGAAGTGTTCGTACCGGCGATCCTCGGCATCGCCGTGCTGACGCTGGCCGGCTGGCTCATTGCCGGCGCCGGCACCGAAACCGCGATCCTCAACGCGGTCGCCGTGCTGGTCATCGCATGCCCGTGCGCGCTCGGCCTCGCGACGCCTGCCGCGATCATGGCCGGCACCGGCGTCGCCGCGCGTCGCGGCGTGCTGATCAAGGACGCGCAGGCGCTCGAGCTTGCGCAGCGCACGACCGTGATCGCGTTCGACAAGACGGGCACGCTGACCGAAGGCAAGCCATCCGTGACGGCGTTCGACGCGGTCGGTATCCCGCGTGAGCAAGCGCTCGCTGTCGCGGCCGCGGTCCAGCGGCATAGCGATCATCCGCTCGCGCGGGCCGTGGTGGCCGCGTACGATGCCGACGTCGCCGCGCGTAACGGCGCCGCATCGGATTCAGCCAGCGCAGTCGTCGCGGCGGATGCGCGCGCGGTGGCCGGGCGCGGCGTCGAGGCACGCGTCGACGGACAGCTTCTCGCGCTCGGCAGCACGCGCTGGCGCGATGAACTCGGAATCGCCGTGCCGGCCGAACTCGACGCGCGCGCCGCGCAGCTCGAGCGCGCGGGCAACACGATCTCATGGCTGATGCGTGCCGATGCGCCGCGTGCGCCGCTCGCATTGATCGCGTTCGGCGACACCGTGAAATCCGGCGCGCGCGACGCGATCGCGGCACTAGCGGCGCGCGGCGTCGCGAGCGTGCTGGTGACCGGCGACAACCGCGGCAGCGCGGCGGCCGTCGCGGCGTCACTCGGGATCGGCGAAGTGCATGCGCAGGTGCTGCCCGACGACAAGGCGCGCGTCGTGGCGGAACTGAAGCGCACGCACGGCGGCATCGTCGCGATGGTCGGCGACGGGATCAACGACGCGCCTGCGCTCGCCGCGGCCGATGTCGGTATCGCGATGGCGACCGGCACCGACGTCGCGATGCATACGGCCGGCATCACGCTGATGCGCGGCGATCCGGCGCTCGTAGCAGACGCGATCGACATCTCGAAACGGACTTACCGGAAGATCCAGCAGAACCTGTTCTGGGCGTTCGTGTACAACCTGGTAGGCGTGCCGCTCGCGGCGTTCGGCTTGCTGAACCCGGTCATCGCCGGGGCGGCGATGGCGTTCTCCAGCGTCAGCGTCGTGACGAATGCGTTGCTGTTGAGGAGATGGAAAGGCCGCGCGCAATGA